DNA from Desulfuromonas sp. AOP6:
TGGCTGTCCTGTGATGGGGGGGACATACTTCGTATGGCGATCTCATTCAGCAAAAGCACCAGGCAGATTAAAAAAAGGGACGCCAACATTATGGTGCGTCCTGGCCTTTTTCTTTCATCTGTTTCTGTCGGCATCGAGTATCCATTGCTGGTTGGATAGACGTTTGGATTCTTATTCTGTACACCATCACACGTACATTTTGATACGTTTAGCTGAAAAATCAAACGTAACGGTAGAAAATCCTCAGTCATAAGTAGGGCTCTTCTGACCCGCCCCATAAAAGCCGTGACAGCAATAACGGAAAAATAAGTTGTTTCTCTCCGAGTCGGATATTGCCCAACCCATGAAAAATGTTTGACATTCTCGCGACGCTTTCTTTAGGATAGTGAGAATTTTTTTCAATAGAGAGTAGGGCTGTCTTATGGAAAAGGCACTTAAACTTCTTCACGGTGATCTGGTTCGTGTCGAAGCCCAATTTGGAGAATATCTCGAATCGGACGTTCTGCTGATTCGCAAGGTTGGCGAATATGTTCTGGCGAGCGGGGGCAAGCGCATACGTCCTCTGCTGTTGCTCCTTAGTGCCCGCCTCGCCGGTTACCAGGGAGACCGGCATGTCGGTCTTGCCGCCGTGATTGAGTTTATTCATACCGCCACGCTGCTCCATGACGATGTGGTGGACAGTGCCGTCTTGCGTCGGGGGGCTGCCTCGGCCAATTCGGTATGGGGCAATGAAGCCTCGGTTCTGGTTGGTGATTTTCTTTTTGCCAAATCCTTTTCTCTCATGGTTCGCTATGGCAGCCTTGATATTCTTCGTGTTTTGGCCGACGCCACCACGACGATCGCCGAAGGGGAAGTCCAGCAGCTGATCAACACCTGCGATATTGATTTGTCCGAAGAAAACTACATGAATGTGGTGCGGGACAAGACGGCTGTTCTTATTGCGGCCGCCTGTCAATGTGGCGGAATTCTGGGGGGCTGCGATGAGAAACAGCAGCGAGCCCTCAGTGAGTTCGGCCTCGATCTGGGAGTGGCCTTTCAGTTCATGGACGACATCCTTGATTATGTCGCCGACGAATCAGAATTCGGTAAAGCCAAAGGGCACGATCTGGCCGAGGGGAAAATGACTTTGCCCCTTATCTATGCGGTCAGTCATTGTTCTGCTGAAGAGAGAGCAAGGGTTGAAGAAATCATCGGAAAAGATGAGCTCGAAACGGATGATCTGGACTTCGTCGTGGAGCTCATCGAACGCACCGGAGGTCTTGAATATACCCGTGACCGTGCGGCTTCTCTGGTCGCCCACGCCACCCGCTATCTGGATATTTTTCCTAATGATGAGGCGAAGGTAGCTCTTTGCGAGCTGGCCGAATATGTCGTGAGTCGCCGAAAGTAACTGGGCATTTGCCTGTGTTTTAACCGTACCCATCCCGCAAAATCACCCTCCGACGTTCAGCCGGCGGGTGATTTTTTTTGTGCTGACACTTGCAATATACTGAAAATATTGCGATTACTTAGTGGCTGATGTTTGGCTCGGAACTTGCTCACCCAACAGATTGCCAGCCGGGGACAACCCGGATAACTTCTCTGCATATGCGAGGCGGTCATGAGTGAGGAAACACTTGTCCATAGCTGTCGTGTTCATTTCAGCGGTCACGACTACGATGTTTTTGTTTACAGCCGACCGGATGGCAGTCATCTGGCCAAGACCTTTTTTACTTCCCGCGACGTTATCATCAGTGATGGCATAACCCTTGACGAAGCTCTGACCAAACACCAGCATTTGTTGCCCCTGGCGGTGACTTCCCGCGATATTCTGAGGCAGTTCCGCAAAGAAAACTGACCCAGTCACTCCCAGGCGTTATGCCGTTTGTTTTTCTTTAGCCGTATCCCTTTCCCTGCTATACTCCCGCCATGCCGCGCCTCAATCTTCACAAAAAACTGTTGATGGCTTTCTGGGTCATCGCCCTGGCTCCCCTTGTTTTCCTGGCGGTCAACTCGAATCAGAGCATACGGAAGGTTGAATCGATACTCGTCGAGAACGCCTCCACTGCTCTCGACGACCAGGCCGCCAAAGCTCTTGTCCTCCGGGCTCAAATGGTGGCCTCGGAGGTCAGTGCTTTTTTAAGGACAGCTGAATCTGATCTCTTTGATCTGGCTGCTCTGCCGGTCGCGGCAAAACCATACCAGGATTTTTACAATCGTCATCGCCGGCAAATCTGGTATCGCGGTGGTACCAATGCAAATCCTGTAGAGATGCGGGAGGTCGTTCCCCTTTATTCGGAGCTTACATTTATTGATGCACGGGGGCAGGAAAAACTCCGTATTGTTGAAGGGAAAGTCTCACCCGTCTTGCGGGATGTCTCACAGCCCGCCAATACGACCTACCTCTCGGAAACCTATTTTGACCAAGCGCGGCACCTGCCGGCAGGACAGATCTCCGTCTCTCGACTGACGGGCTGGCATGTGAATAAAGAAGATCAGCTCCAGGGACAACCGACCCCCGAATCCGCCATAGAGGGACGTTCATACCAGGGCGTGATCAGGCTGGCGACGCCCCTCAGACAGGAAAACGGCGACCTGATGGGTGTTGTCGTCCTTTCCTTGGACCATCGGCATCTGATGGAATTCACGCAACATATCATTCCCACGGAAGAGCATTATGTTGTTTTCCCGTCCTACGACAGCGGGAACTATGCCTTCATGTTCGATGATGAAGGATGGATGATAACGCATCCAAAATACTGGGATATTCGTGGCCTTGACGACCTGGGTGGCCTGGTGCCGCCCTACACGGTTGAATCTTCCCCTGAAGCGGTGGAAAAAGGCGTCATTCCGTATAATCTGCTTTTTGCCGGGTTTGTTCATCCAAATTATCCCGTGGCGGCCGCCGAGGTATTTGCCGGGCGATCGGGGGTGGTCGATGTCACGAATGTAGGCGGCTCCCAGAAGATCATGGCTTATGCCCCCATCTTTTACGACCGCAGTGTTTACGCGGAAAAGGGGGTCTTCGGAGGGATAACCATCGGTGCGGAATTGGCAAATTTCCACCGACCGGCTCTGATGGCCTCCACATCGATCCGTCGCGAAATCAGCCGCTTTACCAGTCATACAGGCCTGCTGATCGGTGTGACCGGGTTGATTGTCGTGGCCGCCGCCTATCTGCTTTCCCGCAGTATTGGTCGGCCTCTTCTCCAGCTGACCGAGGGGACGAAGGAAATGGCCAGAGGGAATCTCGACGCCAGAGTGACCGTACCCAGCCGGGACGAGGTGGGCGAGTTGGCGCAATCCTTCAATGCGATGGCGGATGAGTTGCGCCGGCGTCATGAAAAGCTTGTCAAGACCCTGGCTGACCTGCGCAGTTCCCGCTATGAAATTTTACGGGAGAGAAATTTCAAGCAAACTATCGTCGAGAATATCGAGACCGGTGTCCTCACCCTGGATCCTGAAGGTCGGGTGACCTCGGCCAACAGCCCGGTCCTGCGTATCCTGAACCTGGATCGGGCACAGAACCCGGTTCCCCTCGAGCAGGCACTGACGTCCTGGCCTGAAATTTGGGAGGCCCTCGCAAAACCATTGGCAGAAAGCGTGGGCGGTTTCTGGAGCCAATATTTCTATCTTGAACGGGCCGGCAAACACCAGACCTTTCGCATCGCCTTGCTTCCTGTCGCCTTCAGCGGCGAAAGGGGAAGGATCGTCACGGTTGAGGACCTGACTGAGCGCACCAATATGCGGCGACGCATGGAGCGCATGGAGCGTCTCGCTTCCCTCGGTCGCCTGTCGGCGGGCATTGCCCATGAGATACGAAATCCCCTGACAGGTGTCAGTCTTCTTCTCGATGAACTGCATGACCGTCTGCTGCGTTTTCCCGACGACCAGAATCTTATTCGTCGGGCCTTGGAGGAGATGGAGCGACTCGAAGGTCTGGTGAATGAATTGCTTAATTTTTCAGTCCCTTCCGCGCCATCGCTGATGCGGACAGATGTCGCCGATGTCCTTCGCGAGACGCTTTTCTTCTGTCAGAAGCAACTGCAGAAGTCAGGGATAACCCTGCAGGA
Protein-coding regions in this window:
- a CDS encoding polyprenyl synthetase family protein, coding for MEKALKLLHGDLVRVEAQFGEYLESDVLLIRKVGEYVLASGGKRIRPLLLLLSARLAGYQGDRHVGLAAVIEFIHTATLLHDDVVDSAVLRRGAASANSVWGNEASVLVGDFLFAKSFSLMVRYGSLDILRVLADATTTIAEGEVQQLINTCDIDLSEENYMNVVRDKTAVLIAAACQCGGILGGCDEKQQRALSEFGLDLGVAFQFMDDILDYVADESEFGKAKGHDLAEGKMTLPLIYAVSHCSAEERARVEEIIGKDELETDDLDFVVELIERTGGLEYTRDRAASLVAHATRYLDIFPNDEAKVALCELAEYVVSRRK
- a CDS encoding PAS domain-containing sensor histidine kinase, with amino-acid sequence MAFWVIALAPLVFLAVNSNQSIRKVESILVENASTALDDQAAKALVLRAQMVASEVSAFLRTAESDLFDLAALPVAAKPYQDFYNRHRRQIWYRGGTNANPVEMREVVPLYSELTFIDARGQEKLRIVEGKVSPVLRDVSQPANTTYLSETYFDQARHLPAGQISVSRLTGWHVNKEDQLQGQPTPESAIEGRSYQGVIRLATPLRQENGDLMGVVVLSLDHRHLMEFTQHIIPTEEHYVVFPSYDSGNYAFMFDDEGWMITHPKYWDIRGLDDLGGLVPPYTVESSPEAVEKGVIPYNLLFAGFVHPNYPVAAAEVFAGRSGVVDVTNVGGSQKIMAYAPIFYDRSVYAEKGVFGGITIGAELANFHRPALMASTSIRREISRFTSHTGLLIGVTGLIVVAAAYLLSRSIGRPLLQLTEGTKEMARGNLDARVTVPSRDEVGELAQSFNAMADELRRRHEKLVKTLADLRSSRYEILRERNFKQTIVENIETGVLTLDPEGRVTSANSPVLRILNLDRAQNPVPLEQALTSWPEIWEALAKPLAESVGGFWSQYFYLERAGKHQTFRIALLPVAFSGERGRIVTVEDLTERTNMRRRMERMERLASLGRLSAGIAHEIRNPLTGVSLLLDELHDRLLRFPDDQNLIRRALEEMERLEGLVNELLNFSVPSAPSLMRTDVADVLRETLFFCQKQLQKSGITLQEEIATNRPLVPLDFPKMKQAFLNLVTNAIQAMPKGGILRVLIGFNEEQVTISFADTGQGIAPDLVPLIFEPFYTNRGGGTGLGLSITHNIVSDHGGRIEVESRPGAGSTFTIWLPVHPEQRPDHDS